One Eubacteriales bacterium mix99 genomic window carries:
- the xylA gene encoding xylose isomerase, which yields MGEIFKSIPKVKYEGSSSKNPFAFRYYDADRVIMGKTMREHLPFAMAWWHNLGAAGADMFGVGTADKSFGSKIGTMEHARAKVDAGFEFMEKLGIEYFCFHDADLVPEAETISGTNARLDEVSDYIREKMKHTGKKLLWATANMFNNPRFMNGAGSTNSADVYCFAAAQVKKALDLTVKLGGRGYVFWGGREGYETLLNTDMKFELENIAALMKMAVEYGRSIGFKGDFYIEPKPKEPTKHQYDFDASTAIGFLKDYGLDQDFKLNIEANHATLAGHTFQHELRVSAIHGMLGSIDANQGDCLLGWDTDQFPFNVYEAAMCMYEVLKAGGLKNGGFNFDAKNRRPSNTHEDMFLGYILGMDTFALGLIKAAQIIEDGRIDRFVKERYSSFETGLGAKIREGGTNLTELAEHAEKLGAPELPGSGRQEYLESIVNSILFG from the coding sequence ATGGGTGAAATATTCAAAAGCATTCCGAAGGTAAAGTACGAAGGGTCATCTTCCAAAAATCCTTTTGCGTTCCGGTATTATGATGCGGACAGGGTCATTATGGGAAAAACCATGAGGGAGCATCTTCCTTTTGCCATGGCCTGGTGGCATAATCTTGGAGCGGCCGGTGCTGATATGTTCGGAGTGGGTACAGCAGACAAAAGCTTTGGATCAAAGATCGGCACCATGGAACATGCCAGGGCAAAAGTCGATGCAGGCTTTGAGTTCATGGAGAAACTGGGCATCGAATATTTCTGTTTTCATGATGCGGATCTGGTGCCGGAGGCCGAAACCATCTCCGGGACCAATGCGCGTCTGGATGAGGTTTCCGATTATATCAGGGAAAAGATGAAACACACCGGGAAAAAGCTTCTTTGGGCTACGGCAAATATGTTCAACAATCCAAGATTTATGAACGGGGCAGGGAGCACCAATTCCGCGGATGTATATTGTTTTGCCGCGGCACAGGTCAAGAAAGCTCTGGATCTTACCGTAAAGCTGGGCGGCAGGGGCTATGTATTCTGGGGAGGCAGGGAAGGCTATGAAACACTGCTGAATACCGATATGAAATTCGAGCTGGAAAACATTGCGGCACTTATGAAAATGGCGGTGGAATACGGCAGGAGCATTGGTTTCAAAGGAGATTTTTATATTGAACCCAAGCCCAAGGAGCCGACAAAGCATCAATATGATTTTGATGCTTCCACGGCGATTGGCTTTCTGAAGGACTATGGTCTGGATCAGGATTTCAAGCTGAATATCGAAGCCAATCATGCGACGCTGGCAGGACATACCTTCCAGCATGAGCTGCGGGTCAGCGCGATCCACGGGATGCTGGGAAGCATTGATGCAAACCAGGGGGATTGTCTTCTTGGGTGGGACACGGATCAGTTTCCCTTTAATGTATATGAAGCAGCCATGTGCATGTATGAAGTTTTAAAGGCCGGTGGACTGAAAAACGGAGGGTTCAACTTCGATGCCAAAAACCGGCGTCCCAGCAATACCCATGAGGATATGTTCCTGGGATATATCCTGGGAATGGACACCTTTGCCCTGGGTCTCATCAAAGCTGCTCAGATCATAGAGGACGGCAGGATTGACCGCTTTGTGAAGGAAAGATACTCCAGCTTCGAAACCGGACTGGGCGCAAAGATCAGAGAAGGCGGGACGAACCTGACGGAGCTTGCCGAACATGCCGAAAAACTGGGAGCGCCTGAGCTGCCTGGGTCCGGAAGGCAGGAATATCTGGAGAGTATTGTGAATTCCATACTTTTTGGTTAA
- a CDS encoding glycoside hydrolase family 65: MIDRYQLVTRHNPVYHRADIRAPLSVGNGEFAYTADVTGMQSFPEAYEKGQPLCTQSQWGWHTNPKPSGLSYEDFKMTEYDTPWGKQGFPTSSKGQKDLYAYLRQNPHRLHLGQIGMELKKVGGTKAVLEDITDIRQTLDLYHGILKSYFRIDSTPVQVRTACHPSREEVVFSIESSLLREGRLTVRLAFPGASPGRSFSEGRASLPDRWPDYLSAADWRHPEFHHTYLVESDTNTAVFLRNLDDDRYFVRAHWSGQGILKQTAPHCFSVCPQPGSDRFQIGFEFQRSSFEHDVDEIENTFRSSINYWSQFWSAGGAVQLSDSKDPGAEELERRLILSQYLTAVHCAGSMPPQETGLMNNSWYGKFNLEMHWWHAYHFTLWGRTSLLERSLCWYNANLSKAKRMAKRHGLSGARWVKSYGPEDWDDAMPSGIGPLLIWCQPHPISFAEACYKACQESACPESGVSILEKYGDLVLETAEYMADFVVWDRVNKRYILAPPIATAQEVHPPMTVCNPSFELSYWRYGLKVAQRWRERMKLGRSEEWDDILQHLSKLPVYQGVYLAHENCRDTYTRYNYDHPSFLACFGVLPGEDVDHGIMTNTLARVLRQWDLKKKSWGWDYPMIAMTAARLGQPDVAVSILLNDLPQNQFLANGHNATRSDLPCYLPANGALLTAVALMAAGWEGGPEEEAPGFPKDGSWAVQQEGIRKYG; this comes from the coding sequence ATGATAGATCGCTATCAGCTTGTTACCCGACATAATCCCGTTTATCACAGAGCAGATATTCGTGCTCCGCTGTCTGTGGGGAATGGTGAGTTTGCCTATACGGCAGATGTTACCGGGATGCAAAGCTTCCCGGAAGCATATGAAAAAGGGCAGCCTTTATGTACGCAGTCTCAATGGGGATGGCATACGAATCCAAAGCCTTCCGGACTGTCCTATGAAGATTTTAAAATGACGGAATACGATACGCCTTGGGGTAAACAGGGATTTCCAACCAGTTCCAAAGGGCAAAAGGATCTTTACGCCTATTTAAGGCAAAATCCACATCGTTTGCATTTGGGTCAGATCGGCATGGAACTCAAAAAGGTTGGTGGAACAAAAGCTGTTTTGGAAGATATCACGGATATTCGGCAAACCCTCGATCTTTATCATGGAATACTCAAAAGCTATTTCAGGATAGATTCCACACCGGTTCAGGTGAGAACAGCTTGCCATCCTTCTCGGGAGGAGGTTGTCTTTTCCATTGAATCCTCTTTGCTGCGAGAGGGAAGGCTCACCGTTCGTCTTGCCTTTCCCGGAGCTTCTCCTGGCCGGTCGTTTTCCGAAGGAAGAGCTTCCCTTCCGGATCGATGGCCTGATTACCTTTCCGCTGCAGACTGGAGGCATCCGGAATTTCATCATACCTATCTGGTTGAGAGTGATACAAATACTGCAGTATTTCTCCGTAACCTGGATGATGACCGGTATTTTGTCAGAGCTCATTGGAGCGGGCAGGGCATTTTAAAACAGACGGCACCCCATTGTTTTTCTGTCTGCCCGCAGCCCGGATCGGATCGTTTTCAGATAGGCTTTGAATTTCAGCGTAGTTCATTTGAGCATGATGTCGATGAAATTGAGAACACCTTTCGCAGCAGTATCAATTATTGGAGCCAGTTTTGGTCTGCCGGAGGAGCAGTCCAGTTATCAGACAGCAAGGATCCAGGGGCAGAAGAGCTGGAACGGCGGTTGATCCTTTCTCAATATCTTACTGCAGTTCACTGTGCGGGCAGCATGCCGCCACAGGAAACCGGCCTGATGAACAACAGTTGGTATGGAAAGTTTAATCTGGAAATGCATTGGTGGCATGCTTATCATTTTACTTTATGGGGAAGGACATCTTTGTTGGAGAGGAGCCTGTGCTGGTATAACGCGAATTTGTCCAAAGCAAAACGGATGGCGAAAAGACATGGATTGTCCGGAGCACGCTGGGTGAAAAGCTATGGTCCGGAGGATTGGGACGATGCCATGCCTTCCGGAATCGGTCCACTGCTGATATGGTGTCAGCCCCACCCTATCAGCTTTGCAGAAGCCTGTTATAAAGCCTGTCAGGAATCAGCCTGCCCGGAATCCGGCGTTTCAATTCTGGAGAAGTACGGAGATCTGGTATTGGAAACGGCGGAATACATGGCGGACTTCGTCGTCTGGGACAGAGTGAACAAAAGATACATCCTGGCTCCGCCGATTGCCACTGCCCAGGAAGTTCATCCGCCCATGACGGTATGCAATCCATCCTTTGAGCTGTCATACTGGAGATATGGTTTAAAAGTGGCGCAAAGATGGAGAGAACGCATGAAATTAGGCCGCAGTGAAGAATGGGACGATATTCTTCAGCATCTTTCAAAACTTCCAGTGTATCAAGGAGTATATCTGGCCCATGAAAACTGCCGGGATACCTATACACGATATAACTATGATCATCCTTCCTTTCTGGCATGTTTCGGGGTTCTGCCGGGAGAAGATGTGGATCATGGGATTATGACAAACACGCTTGCCAGGGTATTAAGGCAATGGGATTTAAAGAAAAAAAGCTGGGGATGGGATTATCCCATGATCGCCATGACAGCGGCCAGGCTGGGACAGCCGGATGTTGCAGTTTCCATACTTTTAAATGATCTGCCGCAGAATCAATTTCTGGCAAACGGACATAACGCCACCCGAAGTGATCTGCCGTGCTACCTTCCGGCCAATGGCGCCTTACTGACAGCTGTTGCATTGATGGCGGCCGGATGGGAAGGGGGACCGGAAGAAGAAGCGCCGGGCTTTCCCAAAGACGGTTCCTGGGCCGTTCAGCAGGAGGGCATTCGAAAGTATGGGTGA
- a CDS encoding glycoside hydrolase family 28 protein encodes MKAPLFADQDFYITEYGAKGDGIHRNTESIARAVEDCSLKGGGRVVVPAGVWRTGPISLRSNVNLHVQEGALVVFSKCIDDYPLVSSNFEGQDTVRCVSPINGMDLENIAITGKGIFDGSGEAWRPVKRSKMTESQWNRLVRSGGFVNIDSQTWWPEKQASEGEQFFKKHKAEADREAYESHKRFARPTLLNLTRCQKILLDGPTFQNSPAWCIHLLLCDNVTISNISVRNPWYAQNGDGLDLDSCKNVMVSYSDFDVGDDAICMKSGKDQEGRDRGVACEKVSICNCTVYHGHGGFVVGSEMSGDVRNIHVSDCIFIGTDVGIRLKSCRGRGGVVEKICIDNIRMKDILKEGILMTTRYDSERIFAETEVALPISEGTPEFRDISIQGITCIHAGQAISILGLPEMPIKNIHLENCCFNAEKGVKCAYGKDLKFHKMRLLIQEDPILPFRNCSGTELSEIEKEKSKNL; translated from the coding sequence ATGAAAGCCCCTTTGTTTGCGGATCAGGATTTTTACATTACGGAGTATGGAGCAAAAGGAGACGGCATTCACAGAAATACCGAATCAATTGCCAGGGCAGTGGAAGACTGCAGCCTGAAGGGCGGAGGAAGGGTTGTCGTACCTGCCGGAGTATGGCGGACTGGTCCGATATCTTTACGGAGCAATGTAAATTTACATGTACAGGAAGGCGCGCTTGTTGTATTCAGTAAATGTATTGACGATTACCCGCTTGTTTCCTCCAATTTTGAAGGGCAGGATACAGTAAGGTGCGTTTCTCCAATAAATGGAATGGATTTGGAGAACATTGCAATAACCGGAAAAGGCATTTTTGATGGTTCCGGAGAAGCATGGAGGCCCGTCAAAAGGTCAAAGATGACAGAAAGTCAATGGAACCGATTGGTTCGTTCCGGTGGATTTGTAAATATCGATAGCCAGACATGGTGGCCTGAAAAGCAAGCATCAGAAGGGGAACAATTTTTCAAAAAGCACAAGGCGGAAGCAGACAGGGAGGCATACGAATCTCATAAGAGGTTTGCCCGGCCAACACTTTTGAATTTGACACGATGCCAAAAAATATTGCTGGACGGACCAACTTTTCAGAACTCCCCGGCGTGGTGCATTCATCTCTTACTATGCGACAATGTAACGATTTCCAATATCTCCGTAAGAAATCCATGGTATGCGCAGAATGGAGATGGACTGGATCTGGATTCGTGTAAAAATGTAATGGTATCCTACTCCGATTTTGATGTGGGGGACGATGCAATATGCATGAAATCCGGAAAAGACCAGGAGGGAAGAGACCGGGGTGTCGCCTGTGAGAAGGTAAGTATTTGCAATTGCACTGTTTATCATGGACATGGTGGATTTGTAGTGGGAAGCGAAATGTCCGGGGATGTAAGGAATATTCATGTATCCGATTGCATTTTTATAGGCACGGATGTTGGAATCCGATTGAAAAGCTGCCGGGGAAGAGGCGGGGTTGTAGAGAAGATATGCATAGACAATATCCGGATGAAGGATATTCTAAAGGAAGGAATTTTAATGACAACCCGTTATGACAGTGAAAGGATCTTCGCAGAGACAGAGGTTGCATTGCCGATATCAGAGGGCACTCCCGAATTCCGGGATATTTCCATTCAGGGTATCACCTGCATCCATGCAGGCCAGGCGATTTCCATTTTAGGCCTGCCGGAGATGCCAATAAAGAATATTCATCTGGAAAACTGCTGCTTTAACGCAGAAAAGGGGGTGAAATGTGCTTATGGGAAGGACTTGAAATTTCATAAGATGAGACTTCTGATACAGGAGGATCCGATTCTCCCGTTCCGGAATTGCAGCGGCACGGAATTGTCTGAAATAGAAAAGGAGAAGAGCAAGAATTTATAA
- a CDS encoding AraC family transcriptional regulator, whose translation MKIKNEPLSQKEGFRVEYTQAPKKQNMPLNHYHNCYEIYYFLGNAATYFIGNKSYQVNKYDVIFVNKFTYHKTWYEKGEKGERFLIYISDEALNIIPDQDIRNKVLIMFQKKKLSFPNQFNQRLFHKLTEQIYPAFTQQSEPITKLKALFSLLNLLLSMVDMVDKGNAMESSAEVNSKEQRIARIVDYINSNYNEPITLDMLSAQFYISKYYLCHSFNEVTGSSIMGFITEKRIIEAEKLLRYSDLNITQVSETVGFNTISYFITLFKKKYRCTPTAFRKKVNFDDSKIPVS comes from the coding sequence ATGAAAATCAAGAACGAACCTTTGTCACAGAAGGAAGGCTTTCGGGTAGAATATACCCAAGCACCCAAAAAACAGAATATGCCCCTGAATCACTATCATAACTGCTATGAAATATATTATTTTCTTGGAAATGCGGCAACGTACTTTATTGGAAACAAATCCTACCAGGTGAATAAGTACGATGTAATATTTGTAAACAAATTCACATATCACAAGACTTGGTATGAGAAAGGGGAAAAAGGGGAAAGATTCTTGATCTATATCAGTGATGAAGCCCTTAATATCATTCCGGATCAGGATATCAGGAACAAGGTCCTGATAATGTTTCAAAAGAAAAAGCTTTCTTTCCCGAATCAATTTAATCAAAGATTATTTCACAAGCTGACGGAGCAGATCTATCCGGCCTTTACACAGCAATCGGAACCAATAACGAAACTAAAGGCACTGTTTTCCTTATTGAATCTACTGCTCTCTATGGTAGATATGGTAGACAAAGGCAATGCCATGGAAAGCAGTGCAGAAGTCAATTCAAAGGAACAGCGGATCGCTCGGATTGTTGATTATATTAACTCCAACTATAACGAGCCGATTACCCTGGACATGCTATCCGCGCAATTTTACATAAGCAAATACTATTTATGCCATAGCTTTAATGAAGTTACAGGAAGCAGCATCATGGGGTTTATTACGGAAAAAAGAATCATCGAAGCGGAAAAGCTTCTCCGATATTCCGATCTTAATATCACCCAGGTTTCCGAAACAGTTGGATTTAATACGATCAGCTATTTTATAACACTCTTTAAGAAAAAATATCGATGTACCCCTACTGCATTTCGTAAGAAAGTGAACTTTGATGATTCCAAAATACCAGTCAGCTGA